From one Halosimplex rubrum genomic stretch:
- a CDS encoding universal stress protein yields MTYLVPFDGSALSEAALERAREFADLTDAELVALVVIPLDERDFAVERGWIDAEERYDPDEIESALEARIRAIAPEATFRCERPEDVSSVASITTDVVRTIRAVAQDVSAEIVFIGSENAGRVSTPVSSVGAPISEDPRYDVHIVHHADGG; encoded by the coding sequence ATGACGTATCTGGTGCCCTTCGACGGGTCGGCGCTGTCCGAGGCCGCGCTGGAGCGAGCGCGGGAGTTCGCCGATCTCACCGACGCGGAGCTCGTCGCGCTCGTCGTGATCCCGCTAGACGAACGCGACTTCGCCGTCGAGCGCGGCTGGATCGACGCCGAGGAGCGCTACGACCCCGACGAGATCGAGTCGGCGCTGGAGGCGCGGATCCGGGCCATCGCGCCCGAGGCGACCTTCCGCTGCGAACGGCCGGAGGACGTGAGTTCGGTCGCCTCGATCACCACCGACGTGGTCCGGACGATCCGCGCGGTCGCCCAGGACGTTTCGGCGGAGATCGTCTTCATCGGTAGCGAGAACGCCGGGCGCGTCTCGACGCCGGTCTCCAGCGTCGGCGCGCCGATCTCCGAGGACCCCCGCTACGACGTACACATCGTCCACCACGCCGACGGGGGCTGA
- a CDS encoding NAD(+)/NADH kinase, producing MRVGIVGQRGNRRAAGIVADLYERLSGMGVAVAVDEESAEDSAAWPSGRPDPAELGVPVDELADCDLVVSIGGDGTFLFAARAAGATPIMGVNLGEVGFLNAVPPEEAVAAVTAAVEQYQDRGAVETRDMPRVEASGDGWSLPPALNEVVVQGPRRGHGGGAAVEVRVDGSLYTSGHADGVLVATPTGSTAYNLSEGGPLVHPSVSTLVLTEMCGAESMPPLVVDADSTVTVRIDDADGGFVVSDGRARQELDVPAQVTLERAARPVRIAGPPLDFFAALGKIE from the coding sequence ATGCGAGTCGGAATCGTCGGCCAGCGCGGCAACCGGCGGGCGGCGGGGATCGTCGCGGACCTGTACGAGCGACTGTCCGGGATGGGCGTCGCCGTCGCCGTCGACGAGGAGTCCGCCGAGGACTCCGCCGCGTGGCCGAGCGGCCGGCCCGACCCGGCGGAGCTGGGCGTCCCCGTCGACGAGCTGGCCGACTGCGACCTGGTGGTGAGCATCGGCGGCGACGGCACCTTCCTGTTCGCCGCCCGGGCGGCCGGGGCGACGCCGATCATGGGCGTCAACCTCGGCGAGGTCGGGTTCCTCAACGCCGTCCCGCCGGAGGAGGCCGTCGCTGCCGTCACCGCGGCGGTCGAACAGTACCAGGACCGCGGCGCCGTCGAGACCCGGGACATGCCGCGGGTCGAGGCGTCCGGCGACGGCTGGTCGCTGCCCCCGGCGCTCAACGAGGTGGTCGTCCAGGGGCCGCGGCGCGGCCACGGCGGCGGCGCGGCCGTCGAGGTACGCGTCGACGGGTCGCTGTACACCAGCGGACACGCCGACGGCGTGCTCGTCGCGACGCCGACCGGCTCGACCGCCTACAACCTCAGCGAGGGCGGGCCGCTGGTCCACCCGAGCGTGTCGACGCTCGTGCTCACGGAGATGTGCGGCGCGGAGTCGATGCCGCCGCTCGTGGTCGACGCCGACAGCACGGTCACGGTCCGGATCGACGACGCCGACGGCGGGTTCGTCGTCAGCGACGGCCGCGCACGGCAGGAACTGGACGTGCCCGCGCAGGTGACCCTGGAACGCGCGGCGCGGCCGGTCCGGATCGCGGGGCCGCCGCTGGACTTCTTCGCCGCGCTCGGCAAGATCGAGTGA
- a CDS encoding GNAT family N-acetyltransferase: protein MYVRDAKNRDEAWLLDHIEAMGLDETAFRSRDYVIAVDEVDDVKAGFGRYRVHKTDDGEHCELTSIGVLDGWRGQGVGAHVVERLVRTAADEGFEVVYSLTDEPDYLAQFGFDPIDESELPDRLAERLGEKREGVAPEAVPMRVDPGRFGVPDRLREAFKGAAAAPEDDEPEEGPEDFGIDPDEATYKYDTGR from the coding sequence ATGTACGTTCGGGACGCCAAGAACCGCGACGAGGCCTGGCTGCTGGACCACATCGAGGCGATGGGGTTGGACGAGACAGCGTTCCGTTCGCGCGACTACGTGATCGCCGTCGACGAGGTGGACGACGTCAAGGCGGGGTTCGGCCGCTACCGCGTCCACAAGACCGACGACGGCGAGCACTGCGAGCTCACGAGTATCGGCGTGCTCGACGGCTGGCGCGGCCAGGGCGTCGGCGCCCACGTCGTCGAGCGGCTCGTCCGCACGGCCGCCGACGAGGGGTTCGAGGTCGTCTACTCGCTGACCGACGAACCCGACTACCTCGCGCAGTTCGGCTTCGACCCCATCGACGAGTCGGAACTGCCCGACCGACTCGCCGAGCGCCTCGGCGAGAAGCGCGAGGGCGTCGCGCCCGAGGCGGTCCCGATGCGCGTCGACCCCGGGCGGTTCGGCGTCCCCGACCGGCTCCGCGAGGCGTTCAAGGGCGCGGCGGCCGCCCCGGAGGACGACGAACCCGAGGAAGGGCCGGAGGACTTCGGGATCGACCCCGACGAGGCGACCTACAAGTACGACACCGGCCGGTGA
- a CDS encoding sensor histidine kinase, with product MASATAIVGVAYLLTGAGLLVLLREPLRRPDKPGSTGFALAVLGISLWPLSLGVNYFVAGFAPSMALWTVRLSAASVVSVGWFLVAAEVTGRLSLSRTVAATAVAYVLVELSLVVTNGTHGLVFGPATTLDGSIPVVAYGPWFWLQTALNYGLIAVGTGLLVAEWSRSSGLRRRQTAVLSVAVAPPVVANLATLFGPVPTVHDLTPFGLVGSGLLLSWALYRAEFLDIVPVARQVAMAEMQDAVVTLDDEDRVVDCNRAARAQFDIPPSYAGDPIGTYFPSLADAPATDGGETLADGDDSAADGGPSSPAVVTRTVDGDSHSYSVSVSPVVEAGRTVARVVVLRDITPIKRREQELTEREAELELLRQILSRVLRHNIRNKLTTIRGNADLLAEGATGDDAARVGRIVEASDELIALSEKAGTIEHLVDRPDETATYDLRVVAERVVARVRDRYPDASYVVSGSETCTVETASGVESAVECLVENAVEHNDASDPTVRVAVGCAPSGAEIRVSDDGPGISEHEREVIRRREETPLAHSSGIGLWIVSWVADRCEAELSFDVDETGSTVSLRFASEN from the coding sequence ATGGCGTCGGCGACAGCGATCGTGGGGGTCGCGTACCTGCTGACGGGGGCCGGGCTGCTCGTCCTCCTGCGCGAACCCCTCCGCCGACCGGACAAACCGGGAAGCACGGGCTTCGCACTCGCCGTCCTGGGGATCTCGCTGTGGCCGCTGAGCCTCGGTGTCAACTACTTCGTCGCCGGATTCGCGCCGTCGATGGCGCTGTGGACGGTCCGGCTCTCCGCGGCGTCGGTCGTCTCGGTCGGCTGGTTCCTCGTCGCCGCGGAGGTGACCGGCCGGCTCTCGCTCTCGCGGACCGTCGCGGCCACCGCCGTCGCGTACGTGTTGGTCGAACTCTCGCTGGTGGTCACCAACGGCACTCACGGTCTGGTCTTCGGGCCGGCGACGACCCTCGACGGGTCGATCCCCGTCGTCGCGTACGGCCCGTGGTTCTGGCTGCAGACCGCCCTCAACTACGGACTCATCGCCGTCGGCACGGGACTGCTCGTCGCCGAGTGGTCCCGGTCGAGCGGGCTCAGGCGACGGCAGACCGCCGTCCTCTCGGTCGCCGTGGCTCCGCCGGTGGTCGCGAACCTCGCGACGCTGTTCGGCCCCGTCCCGACGGTCCACGACCTGACGCCGTTCGGGCTGGTCGGCAGCGGCCTCCTGCTGTCGTGGGCGCTGTACCGCGCGGAGTTCCTCGACATCGTCCCGGTCGCCCGCCAGGTGGCGATGGCCGAGATGCAGGACGCAGTCGTGACGCTGGACGACGAGGACCGCGTCGTCGACTGCAACCGCGCCGCCCGCGCGCAGTTCGACATCCCCCCCTCGTACGCCGGCGACCCCATCGGGACCTACTTCCCGTCGCTGGCCGACGCTCCGGCCACCGACGGCGGCGAGACCCTGGCCGACGGCGACGACTCGGCGGCCGACGGCGGGCCTTCGAGCCCCGCGGTCGTCACCCGGACCGTCGACGGCGACTCGCACTCGTATTCGGTGTCGGTCTCACCGGTCGTCGAGGCGGGCCGGACCGTCGCTCGCGTGGTCGTCCTCCGCGACATCACACCGATCAAGCGCCGCGAGCAGGAGCTGACCGAGCGCGAGGCCGAGCTGGAACTGCTCAGACAGATCCTCTCGCGGGTGTTGCGACACAACATCCGCAACAAGCTGACGACGATCCGCGGCAACGCGGACCTCCTCGCGGAGGGCGCGACGGGCGACGACGCCGCCAGAGTCGGCCGCATCGTCGAGGCCAGCGACGAGCTGATAGCCCTCAGCGAGAAGGCGGGGACGATCGAACACCTCGTCGACCGACCCGACGAGACCGCGACCTACGACCTGCGCGTCGTCGCCGAGCGGGTCGTCGCGCGCGTCCGCGACCGGTATCCCGACGCCAGCTACGTCGTGTCCGGGTCCGAGACCTGCACCGTCGAGACGGCGTCGGGCGTCGAGTCCGCCGTCGAATGTCTCGTCGAGAACGCCGTCGAACACAACGACGCCAGCGACCCCACCGTCCGCGTGGCCGTCGGCTGCGCCCCCAGTGGCGCGGAGATCCGCGTCAGCGACGACGGACCCGGTATCTCCGAACACGAGCGGGAGGTCATCAGACGCCGGGAGGAGACGCCGCTGGCCCACAGCAGCGGCATCGGCCTCTGGATCGTCTCCTGGGTCGCCGACCGCTGCGAGGCCGAGTTGTCCTTCGACGTGGACGAGACGGGCAGCACCGTCTCGCTCCGGTTTGCGAGTGAAAACTGA
- a CDS encoding ferredoxin: MAEDGPVDPATIGERDAPPVEEKPYKIIFEANKCFGAGKCAEVSDNWKLDLSTGIAKPRAYFIDEDDLDENVRAAEICPAKKDRGVIHVVDRRTDEEIAPDPNGDGTLSVDW, encoded by the coding sequence ATGGCCGAGGACGGACCCGTCGATCCGGCGACGATCGGCGAGCGCGACGCGCCCCCAGTCGAGGAGAAACCGTACAAGATCATCTTCGAGGCGAACAAGTGCTTCGGCGCCGGGAAGTGCGCCGAGGTCTCGGACAACTGGAAACTGGACCTCTCGACCGGGATCGCCAAACCGCGGGCGTACTTCATCGACGAGGACGACCTCGACGAGAACGTCCGCGCGGCGGAGATCTGTCCCGCGAAGAAAGACCGCGGCGTCATCCACGTCGTCGACCGCCGCACCGACGAGGAGATCGCACCCGACCCGAACGGCGACGGCACCCTCTCGGTCGACTGGTGA
- a CDS encoding KaiC domain-containing protein codes for MSDDAEDDWFEDALGEEESAESAEPADASDDRESDADEGSDAGADDPFDGGDAFDESDDGAADGESGLADSAGGGAFGDSAGDDAFGGAGDGTDGFGDTDGDTSAFGDVGTGGDSAFGDSGSGDAFGSDTDEGGLFDDDFADAMGGGGDADFEDDDFESNIPRLDLGIEGLDNMVQGGIPLRHLIVIVGGAGTGKTTFGLQFLQHGLEKDDTDRGVFITLEQTYEDIMATAEERGWEFERHEAEGNLAVIDLDPVEMANSLDNIRGELPELIEDFGADRFVLDSVSLLEMMYDDVSRRRTEVFDFTQSLKQAGVTTVLTSEASEDNPYASRHGIIEYLTDAVLLLRYVRSETQETRLAVEIQKIRNANHSRETKPYEITMDGISVYEQANIF; via the coding sequence ATGAGCGACGACGCCGAGGACGACTGGTTCGAAGACGCGCTCGGCGAGGAGGAGTCGGCGGAGTCGGCCGAGCCCGCCGACGCGTCGGACGACCGGGAGTCCGACGCCGACGAGGGGTCCGACGCCGGCGCCGACGACCCGTTCGACGGCGGCGATGCGTTCGACGAGTCGGACGACGGCGCCGCCGACGGCGAGAGCGGGCTCGCCGACTCCGCCGGTGGGGGTGCCTTCGGTGACTCGGCCGGTGACGACGCGTTCGGCGGCGCCGGTGACGGCACGGACGGGTTCGGCGACACCGACGGCGACACGAGCGCGTTCGGCGACGTGGGGACCGGTGGCGACAGCGCGTTCGGCGACAGCGGTAGCGGCGACGCGTTCGGGAGTGACACCGACGAGGGCGGCCTCTTCGACGACGACTTCGCCGACGCCATGGGTGGCGGCGGCGACGCCGACTTCGAGGACGATGACTTCGAGTCGAACATCCCGCGGCTGGACCTGGGTATCGAAGGTCTGGACAACATGGTCCAGGGCGGGATCCCCCTGCGCCACCTCATCGTCATCGTCGGCGGGGCCGGCACCGGCAAGACCACCTTCGGCCTCCAGTTCCTCCAGCACGGCCTCGAGAAAGACGACACGGATCGCGGCGTCTTCATCACCCTCGAACAGACCTACGAGGACATCATGGCCACCGCCGAGGAGCGCGGCTGGGAGTTCGAGCGCCACGAGGCGGAGGGGAACCTCGCCGTCATCGACTTAGACCCCGTCGAGATGGCCAACAGCCTCGACAACATCCGGGGCGAACTCCCCGAACTCATCGAGGACTTCGGCGCCGACCGGTTCGTCCTCGACTCGGTCTCCCTGCTGGAGATGATGTACGACGACGTCTCCCGCCGGCGCACCGAGGTCTTCGATTTCACCCAGAGCCTCAAGCAGGCCGGCGTCACCACCGTCCTCACCAGCGAGGCCAGCGAGGACAACCCCTACGCCTCCCGCCACGGTATCATCGAATATCTGACCGACGCCGTCTTGCTGCTGCGGTACGTCCGATCGGAGACCCAGGAGACCAGACTCGCCGTCGAGATACAGAAGATACGCAACGCCAACCACTCCCGGGAGACCAAACCCTACGAGATCACGATGGACGGCATCTCCGTCTACGAGCAGGCCAACATTTTCTGA
- a CDS encoding acyl-CoA synthetase, translating into MASDSLGDSEVVHRPDRAFVESTNVREFMRTYDIDDYEELIARTTEAAPGQPASGVDWFWDTMTEYLDVEFFEPYDRVRDDSGARSAPDASSAERSSADRSSGRSPREDGEAAIRGGPQFTDWYPGGTTNIAHNVLDRHAATDAETRNTVACIWEGEPVGPDGEASEIREVTFHELHRQSNKVANYLDARGVSAGDTVGLYMPMVPEVVSILYGCFEVGAIAVPIFSGFGVDATATRIDDAEPSVLFTGDGFYRRGSEVRLKGTADEAVKEAGHVEEVVVYDRLGTRAEGDAGSESADTVDADDHDIPWAEDRDRWWADAVETRSDEFETRELDASQESMLLYSSGTTGEPKGIVHTHAGVNVQCAKELYFGFDLKPADRFFWVSDIGWMMGPWTLIGNHHFGNTVFMYEGAPDHPEPDRYWEMIDRHGITQFGISPTAIRALRRHGDQWLDGHDLSSLRILGSTGEPWDPESWLWFYENVGGGEAPIINISGGTEICGCFLMPMPIQDLKPCTLGGPGLGMDVDIVDEDGESVAETGERGYLVARDSCPSMTKSLWSGDERYLPEYWSTWDGLWDHGDWAQKDADGFWFLHGRADDALNVAGRKVGPAEVEGAAIEHEAVNRAAAVGVPDDTTGTAVVLYVVVEDGFEEGDELRPEVRALVGEELGKPFRPREVLFVDEFPKTQSGKIIRRAVRGTYTGEDLGDMSSIENPAALDEVADAR; encoded by the coding sequence ATGGCGTCCGACTCACTCGGAGACAGCGAGGTGGTCCACCGGCCCGACCGGGCGTTCGTTGAGTCGACCAACGTCCGGGAGTTCATGCGAACCTACGACATCGACGACTACGAGGAGCTGATCGCCCGGACGACCGAGGCCGCCCCCGGTCAGCCCGCGTCGGGCGTCGACTGGTTCTGGGACACGATGACCGAGTACCTGGACGTGGAGTTCTTCGAGCCGTACGACCGCGTCCGGGACGACAGCGGGGCGCGCAGCGCCCCGGACGCGAGTAGCGCGGAGCGAAGCTCCGCGGACCGTTCGAGCGGGCGAAGCCCGCGAGAAGACGGCGAGGCCGCGATCCGCGGTGGCCCGCAGTTCACCGACTGGTACCCCGGCGGGACGACCAACATCGCCCACAACGTCCTCGACCGCCACGCCGCGACCGACGCGGAGACCCGGAACACGGTCGCCTGCATCTGGGAGGGCGAACCCGTCGGGCCGGACGGCGAAGCCAGCGAGATCAGGGAAGTCACCTTCCACGAACTCCACCGCCAGTCGAACAAGGTGGCGAACTACCTCGACGCCCGCGGCGTGAGCGCGGGCGACACCGTCGGCCTGTACATGCCGATGGTCCCCGAGGTCGTCTCGATCCTCTACGGCTGTTTCGAGGTCGGCGCGATCGCCGTCCCCATCTTCTCCGGGTTCGGCGTCGACGCGACCGCCACCCGCATCGACGACGCCGAGCCCTCGGTGCTGTTCACCGGCGACGGCTTCTACCGCCGCGGCAGCGAGGTGCGACTGAAGGGGACCGCCGACGAGGCCGTCAAGGAGGCCGGCCACGTCGAGGAGGTGGTCGTCTACGACCGGCTGGGGACCCGTGCCGAGGGCGACGCGGGGAGCGAGTCCGCAGACACCGTCGACGCGGACGACCACGACATCCCCTGGGCCGAGGACCGCGACCGCTGGTGGGCCGACGCGGTCGAGACCCGGAGCGACGAGTTCGAGACGCGCGAACTCGACGCGAGCCAGGAGTCGATGCTCCTCTACTCGTCGGGGACCACGGGCGAGCCGAAAGGTATCGTCCACACGCACGCCGGCGTGAACGTCCAGTGCGCCAAGGAGCTGTACTTCGGGTTCGACCTGAAACCGGCCGACCGCTTCTTCTGGGTCTCGGACATCGGCTGGATGATGGGTCCCTGGACGCTGATCGGCAACCACCACTTCGGCAACACCGTCTTCATGTACGAGGGAGCGCCCGACCACCCCGAGCCCGACCGCTACTGGGAGATGATCGACCGCCACGGCATCACCCAGTTCGGCATCTCGCCCACCGCGATCCGCGCGCTGCGCAGACACGGTGACCAGTGGCTCGACGGGCACGACCTCTCCAGTCTGCGCATCCTCGGCTCGACGGGCGAACCCTGGGACCCGGAGTCGTGGCTGTGGTTCTACGAGAACGTGGGCGGCGGCGAGGCGCCCATCATCAACATCTCCGGCGGCACGGAGATCTGCGGCTGTTTCCTGATGCCGATGCCGATCCAGGACCTCAAGCCCTGCACGCTCGGCGGCCCTGGACTCGGGATGGACGTCGACATCGTCGACGAGGACGGAGAGAGCGTCGCCGAGACGGGCGAGCGGGGGTACCTCGTCGCCCGCGATTCGTGCCCGTCGATGACGAAGTCGCTCTGGTCGGGCGACGAGCGCTACCTCCCGGAGTACTGGTCGACCTGGGACGGCCTGTGGGACCACGGCGACTGGGCGCAGAAGGACGCCGACGGGTTCTGGTTCCTCCACGGCCGGGCCGACGACGCGCTGAACGTCGCCGGCCGGAAGGTCGGTCCGGCCGAGGTCGAGGGCGCCGCCATCGAACACGAGGCGGTCAACCGGGCCGCCGCCGTCGGCGTCCCCGACGACACCACCGGCACGGCCGTCGTCCTCTACGTCGTCGTCGAGGACGGCTTCGAGGAGGGCGACGAGTTGCGCCCCGAGGTCCGGGCACTCGTCGGCGAGGAACTGGGCAAGCCGTTCCGCCCGCGCGAGGTGCTGTTCGTCGACGAGTTCCCGAAGACCCAGAGCGGGAAGATCATCCGCCGGGCCGTGCGGGGAACCTACACCGGCGAGGACCTCGGGGACATGTCCTCCATCGAGAACCCCGCCGCGCTCGACGAGGTCGCCGACGCGCGGTAG